One Psychrobacillus glaciei genomic region harbors:
- a CDS encoding response regulator has product MRYFIVDDDKASRTMLKKIITEGDLGFVIGEAESGASCISSVIKMQPDVVLIDLLMPVLDGIETIEQLRNQGYQGQFIMISQIVNKEMVGEAYEKGIEFFIHKPINRVEVQSILKKTAEQFRLRDSILSIRESLEKIGPSQIGKRKQSVKEIVLSILNDMGIIGESGSDDIVSIIEFLMNQREVAAQLPPLKDLYESVATKTKSHQVDVRKESKAIEQRIRRTILVAVNNLASLGSIDYTNPEFEYYAPRYFDFQEIRNQMIHIRESSKEEAKIKVNSKKFLQVLYLETKDKFNLQGENK; this is encoded by the coding sequence CTGCGTTATTTTATAGTAGATGATGATAAAGCTAGTAGAACTATGCTAAAGAAAATAATAACGGAAGGAGATCTTGGTTTTGTCATAGGGGAGGCTGAAAGCGGAGCAAGTTGTATATCCTCTGTCATTAAAATGCAACCAGATGTAGTTTTAATCGATTTATTAATGCCAGTATTAGACGGTATTGAAACCATTGAACAATTAAGGAATCAAGGATATCAAGGTCAATTCATTATGATCTCTCAAATTGTTAACAAAGAAATGGTGGGAGAAGCTTATGAAAAAGGGATAGAATTTTTTATACATAAGCCCATAAATCGCGTGGAGGTACAAAGTATTCTAAAAAAAACTGCTGAGCAATTTCGTCTAAGAGATTCTATACTATCTATTCGGGAATCATTAGAAAAAATTGGTCCGAGTCAAATTGGGAAGAGAAAGCAAAGTGTAAAGGAAATCGTACTGTCTATACTCAACGATATGGGGATTATTGGAGAATCAGGAAGCGACGATATTGTATCTATTATTGAATTTCTCATGAACCAACGTGAAGTAGCTGCTCAATTACCACCTTTAAAAGATTTATACGAGTCTGTTGCTACCAAGACAAAGTCCCATCAAGTTGATGTGAGAAAGGAAAGCAAGGCAATTGAGCAACGCATACGTAGAACGATTCTGGTAGCGGTAAATAATTTAGCTTCTTTAGGCTCAATTGATTATACAAATCCCGAATTTGAATACTATGCTCCTCGGTATTTTGACTTTCAAGAAATTAGAAATCAAATGATACATATAAGAGAAAGTAGCAAAGAGGAGGCAAAGATAAAAGTTAATAGTAAAAAATTTCTTCAAGTGCTGTATTTAGAAACAAAGGACAAATTCAACCTTCAAGGTGAAAATAAATAA
- a CDS encoding sensor histidine kinase encodes MILTALFTMVASEIKVIPFDEEAFRFGLGGIAFFLLILIWTPASIIRTGIVTGLTVVCFRLFEDILFDEVHITISLKNHLPAFLFYFLFSAGLHWIKIEKYKTFPFVLGAWAALFEFIGNCSEQLTRYGLLHHTNIDFWDLSLISGVALFRSYFVVGLYSSITISEQKKRMQEMLRVGSDLYAETLYLQKSMNHIEQITASSYDLYRQLKKIELQPLSIQALRIAQEIHEVKKDSQRILSGLTKITVQNKNQPPFLSDIINLVIDANEKYSELLGKKITFQRTIPTNFETDKQIPLLALLNNLTANAVESIIDNGQISVEVFEESINTNFIIKDSGKGILKEDIPIVFEPGYTTKFNDKGVAATGIGLSHVKEIIYMLKGQIEIETPAQGTIFRISIPTENIRKRVE; translated from the coding sequence TTGATCCTTACTGCCCTTTTCACAATGGTAGCAAGTGAAATTAAAGTAATTCCCTTTGACGAAGAAGCTTTTCGTTTTGGGCTAGGCGGTATTGCTTTTTTTCTGCTAATTCTGATCTGGACACCAGCCTCTATTATAAGGACAGGTATCGTTACTGGTTTAACAGTTGTTTGTTTTCGTCTATTTGAGGATATATTATTTGATGAGGTGCATATAACTATTAGTTTAAAAAACCACTTACCTGCTTTTTTATTTTATTTTTTATTTTCAGCGGGTTTACACTGGATTAAAATTGAAAAGTATAAAACGTTCCCATTTGTTTTAGGTGCATGGGCCGCGTTGTTTGAATTTATCGGAAACTGTTCTGAACAGCTTACGAGGTATGGATTGTTGCACCATACAAATATAGATTTTTGGGATTTGTCCTTGATAAGTGGGGTTGCATTGTTTCGTAGCTATTTTGTAGTGGGGTTATATAGTTCCATTACAATTTCTGAACAAAAGAAACGGATGCAAGAAATGCTGAGAGTCGGTTCTGATTTATATGCTGAAACGCTTTATTTACAAAAATCTATGAATCATATTGAACAAATTACTGCCTCTAGTTATGATTTGTATCGGCAATTAAAAAAGATAGAATTGCAACCACTAAGTATTCAAGCATTACGTATTGCACAGGAAATTCATGAAGTTAAAAAAGATTCCCAACGGATTTTATCAGGGCTTACGAAAATAACTGTACAAAATAAAAATCAGCCTCCTTTTCTTTCGGATATTATAAACCTTGTTATTGATGCAAATGAAAAATACAGCGAACTATTAGGAAAAAAGATTACCTTTCAACGAACGATACCGACTAATTTTGAAACCGATAAGCAAATTCCTCTTCTTGCTTTGTTAAATAACTTAACTGCAAATGCCGTTGAATCCATCATAGACAATGGTCAGATTAGTGTTGAAGTATTCGAGGAGTCGATAAATACTAATTTCATTATAAAAGATTCAGGCAAGGGTATTCTAAAAGAGGATATACCCATAGTCTTTGAACCGGGTTATACAACAAAATTTAACGATAAAGGCGTTGCCGCAACGGGTATTGGACTATCTCATGTAAAAGAGATTATTTATATGCTGAAAGGACAAATTGAGATCGAAACACCAGCACAAGGCACTATTTTTCGAATCTCCATTCCAACTGAAAACATACGAAAGCGAGTGGAATAA
- a CDS encoding GNAT family N-acetyltransferase: protein MKKFHLKDGHEVKIIEATKEYAQQIIDFYNVVGGETDFLSFGKNEFNRNLEEYKEFIESTRLEQNSIILLAIFQDEIIGISSINSSQKKRMKHVGTLGIVVSEKFIGQGIGRKLMKQLIHWATLNRMTKKISLVTREDNTHAIELYEKLGFEKEGLMKKDSFINDSYYNTFVMALFL, encoded by the coding sequence ATGAAGAAATTCCATTTAAAAGATGGCCATGAAGTAAAGATAATAGAGGCGACGAAAGAATATGCCCAACAGATAATCGATTTCTATAATGTCGTAGGTGGAGAAACAGATTTTCTTTCATTTGGGAAAAATGAATTTAACCGTAATTTAGAGGAGTATAAAGAGTTTATAGAATCTACACGTCTAGAACAGAACTCCATAATATTGCTGGCAATTTTTCAGGACGAAATTATAGGTATTTCGTCTATTAATTCTAGTCAAAAAAAGAGAATGAAGCATGTAGGAACGTTAGGAATTGTTGTTAGTGAAAAGTTTATTGGACAAGGTATAGGCAGAAAATTAATGAAACAATTAATTCATTGGGCCACCTTAAATCGGATGACGAAAAAAATTAGTCTCGTCACTCGAGAAGATAATACTCATGCAATCGAATTGTATGAAAAGCTCGGATTTGAAAAAGAAGGCCTCATGAAAAAAGACAGTTTCATTAATGACTCATACTACAACACATTTGTGATGGCATTATTTCTTTAA
- a CDS encoding ECF transporter S component — protein MPKTRSYTNSRTFDLILTAMLIALVFVSTLILNIRLPIAANGGLVHLGTAMLFIASIVFGPKKGALAGAIGMGIFDLVSGWTLWAPFTFVARGLQGYIVGKIAWSFGRKGNSIIFNLLATIISIPVMLGVYYICERVLYGSWIIPLASIPGNIVQNVVGIIIAIPVSVLLKKVPVFK, from the coding sequence ATGCCTAAAACAAGAAGTTATACAAACTCACGCACTTTTGATTTAATCCTAACAGCAATGTTAATAGCACTCGTATTCGTTTCAACTCTCATTTTAAATATTAGACTACCAATCGCTGCAAATGGGGGGTTGGTTCATCTTGGAACAGCTATGCTCTTTATCGCGTCCATTGTATTTGGTCCTAAAAAAGGAGCACTCGCCGGTGCTATAGGAATGGGTATATTTGACTTAGTATCTGGATGGACATTGTGGGCACCCTTCACCTTTGTGGCACGTGGCCTGCAAGGATATATAGTTGGAAAAATTGCATGGTCGTTCGGACGCAAAGGAAACAGTATTATTTTCAATCTCCTAGCTACTATTATCTCGATTCCTGTTATGTTAGGTGTTTATTACATTTGTGAACGAGTTCTATACGGTAGTTGGATTATACCCTTGGCCTCTATTCCTGGAAACATCGTTCAAAATGTTGTGGGGATCATTATAGCCATTCCAGTTTCTGTTTTGCTGAAAAAAGTTCCCGTTTTTAAATAG
- a CDS encoding sigma-70 family RNA polymerase sigma factor — protein MTQLEKFIHEHGEELLRLAYIYVKNKQAAEDIVQDVLLKAFEKQASFRGEATYCTYLYRMTINRSYDYLRSWHYKNTTVSEKIQRLFGRSTEQDVETQSEKRQLVQAVLALPLKYREVIVFTYYLDYSSEELGTLLNCSPATVRTRLARSREKLKSVLKEDGFDGTIENGY, from the coding sequence ATGACGCAACTCGAAAAGTTTATACATGAGCATGGTGAGGAGTTATTGAGGCTTGCTTATATCTATGTGAAAAATAAGCAAGCCGCAGAAGACATTGTACAAGATGTGCTACTCAAAGCATTTGAAAAGCAAGCATCATTTCGTGGGGAGGCCACGTATTGTACTTATTTGTATCGAATGACGATTAATCGTAGTTACGACTATTTGCGAAGTTGGCATTATAAAAATACGACTGTCAGCGAAAAAATTCAACGTTTATTTGGTCGATCGACGGAGCAAGATGTCGAAACACAATCAGAAAAACGTCAACTCGTACAAGCTGTTCTTGCATTACCGCTGAAATACCGTGAAGTCATTGTATTTACGTATTACTTAGATTATTCGTCAGAGGAACTTGGCACGTTGCTTAATTGTTCACCGGCAACGGTACGTACAAGACTTGCGCGTAGTCGTGAAAAACTTAAATCAGTGCTAAAGGAGGATGGCTTTGATGGAACGATTGAAAACGGGTATTGA
- a CDS encoding TetR/AcrR family transcriptional regulator yields MSKREKQKQQRRQNIIQIAKDLFLEQGVKNIQMQDVADAAGVGIATLFRYFPKKEYLVIAASNAITDEMAKYIGQIVEQTITAYEKIEQILDYYINATNDPQLRLAKFFESFDLNEKLAAESTEQYAEYLFARSRLASILFTLAEQGKQDSSLRPDVDLDVFIMTMVQNFSLFTYKSSLAIHDTNLTMLLSTDKQLAMMKDVFLCYIQP; encoded by the coding sequence ATGAGTAAACGAGAAAAACAAAAGCAACAACGCCGTCAAAATATTATCCAGATTGCAAAGGATTTATTTTTGGAGCAAGGTGTGAAAAATATACAAATGCAAGATGTTGCCGATGCTGCTGGCGTTGGTATTGCGACGTTATTTCGCTATTTTCCTAAAAAAGAATATTTAGTGATTGCGGCTTCGAATGCGATTACTGATGAAATGGCCAAGTATATAGGGCAGATTGTCGAGCAGACGATAACTGCATACGAAAAAATCGAGCAAATTTTGGATTATTATATAAACGCTACGAATGATCCACAGCTACGTTTAGCGAAATTTTTCGAGTCCTTTGATTTAAATGAAAAATTAGCTGCGGAATCGACTGAGCAATATGCGGAATACTTATTTGCACGAAGCAGATTAGCCAGTATTTTGTTTACATTGGCTGAGCAGGGTAAGCAGGATAGCTCTTTAAGACCAGATGTAGATTTGGATGTATTTATCATGACGATGGTCCAAAATTTCAGCTTATTCACATACAAATCAAGCCTGGCAATCCATGATACCAATCTCACCATGCTTCTTTCTACGGACAAGCAGCTCGCGATGATGAAGGATGTATTTTTATGCTATATACAGCCATAA
- a CDS encoding glucose 1-dehydrogenase: MSRLSGKVAIITGAAQGMGAAHAKLFIENGAKVILTDLNEEKGNALAAELGENALFIKQNVTSEEDWATVIAKAEKAFGPVNVLVNNAGITMAKNMLDVTVEEYRRIVDINQVSVFLGMKTVAASMMKAGGGSIVNISSMNGLVAGAIGYTDTKFAVRGMTKAAAINLAPMGIRVNSVHPGVIATPMVVQEDTKAAVEEFSKHIPLKRVAQPEEVSKMVLFLASDDSSYSTGSEFIIDGGLTAQ, from the coding sequence ATGAGTCGTTTATCAGGTAAAGTAGCAATTATTACGGGAGCAGCACAAGGTATGGGTGCGGCACACGCAAAGTTATTCATAGAAAACGGTGCAAAGGTTATTTTAACAGATTTAAATGAAGAAAAAGGCAACGCTCTCGCGGCTGAATTAGGTGAAAATGCCCTTTTCATTAAACAAAACGTAACATCTGAAGAAGATTGGGCAACAGTTATTGCGAAAGCTGAAAAAGCTTTCGGTCCAGTAAACGTATTAGTAAACAACGCTGGTATTACTATGGCGAAAAATATGCTTGATGTTACTGTCGAAGAATACCGTCGCATCGTAGATATTAACCAAGTGTCTGTATTCTTAGGTATGAAAACTGTAGCAGCGTCAATGATGAAAGCTGGAGGCGGTTCAATCGTCAACATTTCTTCAATGAACGGCTTAGTTGCTGGTGCTATAGGTTACACAGATACAAAATTCGCAGTACGTGGGATGACAAAAGCAGCTGCTATCAACTTAGCACCAATGGGTATCCGCGTAAACTCTGTACACCCAGGTGTAATCGCTACACCAATGGTAGTACAAGAAGATACAAAAGCAGCAGTTGAAGAATTTTCTAAACACATTCCATTAAAACGTGTTGCTCAACCAGAAGAAGTTTCAAAAATGGTATTATTCTTAGCTTCTGATGATTCAAGCTACTCAACAGGCTCTGAATTCATTATCGATGGCGGATTAACTGCACAGTAA
- the rlmN gene encoding 23S rRNA (adenine(2503)-C(2))-methyltransferase RlmN → MNKPSIYGLTLDQLKEWLLAHGHKPSRALQVWDLLYRKRVTDFSDMNEVNSECVQLLADTFVIQTLTQHIKQEAADGTVKFLFKLQDGSLIETVMMRHKYGLSVCVTTQVGCNIGCSFCASGLLAKSRDLSAGEIVEQIMNVQLHLDQLEKDELVSHIVVMGIGEPFDNFNNLLDFLNVVIDHKGLAIAGRRITVSTSGIVNKIYEFTDAAIPVNLAISLHAPNNELRTRIMKINRAMPIEKLMESLKYYLAKNNRRITIEYILLKDVNDHKEEAEQLAELFSDIKDRLYVNLIPYNPVDEHSQYQRSEQESVLAFYDTLKKNGVNCKIRQEHGTDIDAACGQLRSKQLKKDAQQ, encoded by the coding sequence ATGAACAAACCATCCATTTATGGATTAACATTAGATCAATTGAAGGAGTGGCTTTTAGCGCATGGTCACAAACCGTCTAGAGCATTACAAGTGTGGGATTTACTTTATAGAAAACGTGTAACGGATTTTTCTGACATGAATGAGGTAAATTCGGAATGTGTTCAATTATTGGCGGATACCTTTGTGATTCAAACATTAACACAACACATTAAGCAAGAAGCCGCAGACGGAACGGTTAAATTTTTATTTAAATTACAGGATGGCAGTTTGATCGAGACGGTCATGATGCGACATAAATATGGGTTATCTGTTTGTGTTACGACACAAGTAGGCTGTAACATTGGCTGCAGTTTCTGTGCGAGCGGATTATTAGCAAAAAGTCGCGATTTATCAGCTGGAGAAATTGTCGAACAGATTATGAATGTTCAACTTCATCTCGATCAATTAGAAAAAGACGAACTTGTAAGTCATATTGTCGTAATGGGAATTGGCGAACCATTTGATAACTTCAATAATCTATTAGATTTCTTAAATGTTGTTATAGACCACAAGGGACTTGCGATTGCAGGTAGAAGAATTACTGTTTCGACAAGTGGAATTGTTAATAAAATTTATGAATTTACGGATGCGGCAATCCCTGTAAACTTAGCGATCTCACTACATGCACCAAATAATGAACTGAGAACGCGTATTATGAAAATAAATCGTGCCATGCCGATTGAAAAGCTAATGGAATCCCTGAAGTATTATTTAGCCAAAAATAACCGAAGAATTACGATTGAATATATTTTACTGAAAGATGTAAATGATCATAAAGAGGAAGCGGAACAACTTGCTGAACTTTTCAGTGATATTAAGGACCGATTGTATGTAAACTTAATCCCGTACAACCCGGTGGATGAACATAGTCAATATCAAAGAAGTGAGCAGGAATCGGTGTTAGCTTTCTATGATACGTTGAAAAAGAATGGCGTCAATTGTAAGATCCGTCAAGAACACGGTACGGATATTGATGCAGCTTGTGGACAGTTACGAAGTAAACAGCTTAAAAAAGATGCCCAGCAGTAA
- a CDS encoding cupin domain-containing protein has product MKRTVVNQVTSEKITFLQTAEETDGKYLSIEAALPPQGNGTPLHMHDESEEKFEVVSGKLTVTLGKEQHILDGGDHRLVTLGVAHTFTNNHDESVVFRVRLTPPSQFEQSVRIHYGLIEDRLVDKKGNPKSLAHTALILSM; this is encoded by the coding sequence TTGAAACGTACTGTAGTTAATCAGGTTACGAGTGAAAAAATCACTTTTTTACAAACAGCTGAAGAAACCGATGGGAAATACCTATCTATAGAAGCGGCTCTTCCACCTCAAGGAAATGGAACACCCTTACATATGCATGATGAATCCGAAGAGAAGTTTGAGGTTGTTTCTGGGAAGCTGACAGTTACATTAGGGAAAGAGCAACATATTTTAGATGGAGGCGACCATCGACTTGTTACATTAGGTGTAGCACATACATTTACAAATAATCATGATGAGTCAGTAGTGTTCCGTGTACGTTTGACACCACCAAGTCAATTTGAACAATCTGTACGTATCCATTATGGTTTGATTGAAGATAGATTAGTGGATAAAAAAGGGAATCCGAAATCATTGGCACACACAGCATTGATTTTATCGATGTAA
- a CDS encoding S-layer homology domain-containing protein: MGKGLIKDYENGSFKPDGMITKAEFMALVNR, from the coding sequence ATCGGCAAAGGGCTTATTAAAGATTATGAGAATGGCTCATTTAAGCCGGACGGCATGATCACAAAGGCAGAATTCATGGCTCTTGTGAACCGATAG
- a CDS encoding carbon storage regulator — MLVLGRKPGQYIVINEKIIVKVVKSEEGHLRLAIEAPIDISIVRGELLNQE; from the coding sequence ATGCTGGTACTTGGAAGAAAACCCGGACAATATATTGTGATCAACGAAAAAATTATTGTAAAAGTAGTTAAAAGTGAAGAGGGGCACTTACGCTTGGCTATTGAAGCACCAATAGATATCTCTATCGTTCGCGGAGAATTGCTTAATCAAGAATAA
- a CDS encoding carbon storage regulator, which yields MLVLGRRPGEYVMIDNNIMVKVIRSDEGHLRLAIEAPKHISIVRGELWEENNIALGMTKKA from the coding sequence ATGCTCGTGTTAGGGAGAAGACCTGGGGAATATGTAATGATTGACAACAACATTATGGTAAAGGTCATTAGAAGCGATGAAGGCCATTTACGCTTGGCGATTGAAGCACCGAAGCATATTTCTATTGTTCGTGGAGAGTTATGGGAAGAAAACAATATAGCCTTAGGAATGACAAAAAAGGCCTAG
- a CDS encoding flagellin N-terminal helical domain-containing protein: protein MRINHNIAALNTHRQLNSATSAQSKSMEKLASGLRINKAGDDAAGLAISEKMRGQIRGLDQASKNAQDGISLIATAEGALNETHDILQRMRELATQASNDTNTSTDRGEIQKEMNQLTSEINRIGNTTEFNTQKLLDGGAKTTSTGKLAVTTNAYEVSGKTGIDTLDITGGAATGDISLLHASKDSVKAGTLKFGAVAETTASKLAATAGKIGSDLTEITASNAGGTGAINAANQTTIGSAAAKSEYTFKVDAQFAVGNTISIGGQTFTAKAVGDANLNANEFEIGTDVDTGVASLVLAINNNTNINANYTAASTTGTVTITANNNVDDSAVAADYFTNVISTGTISGKAQTTVGSAAAKSEYTFEVKSQFTDGDTITIGGQTFTAKTDDGITPAGTDEFLIGADIDETVTNLMGAINDNTIIKADYVATVGSPAWNADSNSITITQKVAGDDSALAADFTTNVLVTKALTQVGQYKFEIANNFEVGQKITIAGQDFEVRASDGDTDGTGFAVGADKDETAANLLKAINASGKFDAVNQSTGTDSAGATVTGITGTGLETDLDTIILQEKTASGDTMANVVGIDVTNQSAVAGVYNFDITENFSAGDSIEIGGTKYTAIAAGGTAGTNEFVAGATISDSIDALKVLIDAEGTYTATKANSPFISNNRIVLTENTASGATTGPSLSGTNVGDIKGVNEFRITANLADGDVLKVGANLLLAGGKNASAGLTGDFEVGTTASDTATNIAAAITGADTTSSQHLQDLQAKYTVTVDKVDTAKLIFTEKNASGTNLKTADIGIGKNTDNRAAGAPSPQSYEITAQALDVGSKVKIGNAEITLAGQNGTAKQVAEELKNQITNADSNSSAELQALKAKYNVSVTGDKLTLEQKTAESGEKPLTADFSTSASTGFTANLQIGANTSQKMSLGINDMRSSALDIVGGVNGTITVNENGTDYTAKFTSTSNVTDGTAGEAALDISTHENATAAIKVINNAIEKVSAERSKLGASQNRLEHTINNLSTSSENLTAAESRIRDVDMAKEMMTQTKNSILAQAAQAMLAQANQQPQGVLQLLR, encoded by the coding sequence ATGAGAATTAATCACAACATCGCAGCACTTAACACGCACCGTCAGTTGAACAGTGCAACAAGTGCCCAATCTAAATCAATGGAGAAATTGGCTTCAGGTCTTCGTATTAACAAAGCTGGGGACGATGCAGCTGGTCTTGCAATCTCTGAGAAAATGCGCGGACAGATTCGTGGGTTAGACCAGGCTTCTAAAAACGCACAAGATGGGATTTCGTTGATCGCAACTGCTGAAGGTGCATTAAATGAAACGCACGACATTCTTCAACGTATGCGCGAACTAGCTACACAAGCATCAAACGATACAAACACATCAACAGATCGTGGCGAAATTCAAAAAGAAATGAACCAATTAACATCTGAAATTAACCGTATTGGTAATACAACAGAGTTTAATACGCAAAAACTACTTGATGGTGGAGCAAAAACAACAAGTACTGGTAAACTAGCAGTTACTACAAATGCATATGAAGTATCTGGTAAAACTGGAATTGATACTTTGGATATTACTGGTGGAGCTGCAACAGGCGATATCAGTCTTCTACACGCATCTAAAGACAGCGTAAAAGCAGGAACATTGAAATTTGGAGCGGTAGCTGAAACAACGGCAAGTAAATTAGCTGCAACTGCTGGGAAAATCGGATCAGATCTAACTGAAATCACAGCAAGTAATGCAGGCGGTACAGGGGCTATTAATGCTGCCAATCAGACAACTATTGGTAGCGCTGCTGCTAAGTCAGAATACACTTTTAAAGTGGATGCTCAGTTTGCTGTTGGAAATACAATTTCAATAGGTGGACAGACGTTTACAGCAAAAGCTGTTGGTGACGCAAATTTGAATGCAAATGAGTTTGAAATTGGTACGGATGTTGATACTGGTGTAGCAAGCTTAGTACTTGCAATTAATAATAATACTAATATCAACGCTAATTATACTGCCGCTTCCACAACAGGTACTGTCACTATTACAGCCAACAATAATGTAGACGATTCTGCGGTTGCAGCTGACTACTTTACTAATGTAATTAGTACAGGGACGATTTCTGGTAAAGCCCAAACAACTGTGGGTAGCGCTGCTGCTAAGTCAGAATACACTTTTGAAGTGAAAAGTCAGTTTACTGATGGAGATACAATTACAATAGGTGGACAGACGTTTACGGCAAAAACTGACGACGGAATCACCCCCGCTGGAACAGATGAGTTTTTAATTGGTGCAGATATTGATGAAACTGTAACAAACTTAATGGGCGCAATTAATGATAATACTATAATCAAAGCTGATTATGTTGCCACTGTGGGTAGCCCAGCGTGGAATGCTGATTCAAATAGTATCACTATTACACAAAAAGTGGCTGGTGATGATTCGGCGCTTGCAGCTGACTTCACTACAAATGTATTAGTTACTAAGGCTTTGACGCAAGTAGGTCAATATAAATTTGAGATTGCCAATAATTTTGAAGTAGGGCAAAAGATAACGATTGCTGGACAAGATTTTGAAGTAAGAGCTTCAGATGGAGATACTGATGGTACTGGATTTGCAGTTGGTGCAGATAAAGATGAAACAGCTGCCAACTTATTAAAAGCTATCAATGCTAGTGGTAAATTTGATGCAGTAAATCAAAGTACTGGTACAGATAGCGCTGGTGCTACGGTTACCGGTATTACAGGAACTGGTTTAGAAACAGATTTAGATACGATTATACTACAGGAAAAAACAGCTAGTGGAGACACAATGGCAAATGTAGTTGGTATTGATGTAACCAACCAATCTGCAGTTGCAGGTGTATATAACTTCGATATCACTGAAAACTTCTCTGCCGGTGACTCTATAGAAATTGGTGGAACAAAGTACACAGCAATCGCAGCAGGTGGCACAGCAGGAACTAATGAATTTGTAGCTGGCGCGACTATATCCGATTCAATCGACGCTTTAAAAGTTCTAATTGATGCAGAGGGAACTTATACTGCAACTAAAGCAAATTCACCATTCATTAGTAATAATCGAATTGTATTGACAGAAAATACAGCTAGTGGAGCAACTACTGGTCCATCACTTAGTGGTACTAATGTCGGCGATATTAAAGGTGTAAATGAATTTAGAATTACAGCTAACCTTGCTGATGGTGATGTCTTAAAAGTTGGAGCCAACTTATTGTTGGCAGGTGGTAAAAATGCATCGGCTGGACTAACAGGTGATTTTGAAGTAGGCACAACAGCAAGTGATACTGCTACAAATATCGCAGCTGCTATCACTGGTGCAGATACTACTAGCTCGCAACATTTGCAAGACTTACAAGCAAAATACACTGTTACAGTAGATAAAGTAGATACAGCTAAGCTTATCTTTACAGAAAAAAATGCAAGTGGAACGAACCTTAAAACTGCTGATATTGGAATCGGTAAAAACACAGATAATCGCGCTGCTGGTGCTCCAAGTCCACAATCATATGAAATTACTGCACAAGCACTTGATGTAGGATCAAAAGTGAAAATTGGTAATGCTGAAATTACATTAGCTGGTCAAAATGGTACAGCAAAACAAGTTGCTGAAGAATTGAAAAATCAAATTACAAATGCAGATTCTAATAGTTCTGCAGAATTACAAGCCTTAAAAGCAAAATATAATGTATCGGTAACTGGTGATAAATTAACATTAGAACAAAAGACTGCTGAAAGCGGTGAAAAACCACTTACTGCAGATTTTAGTACTAGTGCGTCAACAGGCTTTACTGCTAATTTGCAAATTGGAGCCAACACAAGTCAAAAAATGAGTTTAGGTATCAATGATATGCGCTCATCTGCATTAGATATTGTTGGTGGTGTTAATGGCACTATTACGGTAAATGAAAATGGTACTGATTATACAGCTAAATTCACATCTACAAGTAATGTAACAGATGGAACAGCTGGGGAAGCAGCATTGGATATATCTACACATGAAAATGCTACCGCTGCAATCAAAGTTATTAACAATGCGATTGAAAAAGTATCCGCAGAGCGTTCTAAATTAGGTGCATCCCAAAATCGTTTAGAACACACAATCAATAACCTAAGTACATCATCTGAAAACCTAACAGCTGCGGAATCTCGTATCCGTGATGTTGATATGGCAAAAGAAATGATGACTCAAACGAAGAACTCAATTCTAGCACAAGCAGCACAAGCGATGTTGGCTCAAGCGAACCAACAACCACAAGGAGTTCTACAACTTCTTCGTTAA